Proteins encoded by one window of Paenibacillus sp. DCT19:
- a CDS encoding ketoacyl-ACP synthase III, with protein MNQSKAIITAFGTYVPERILSNADLEKMVDTSDEWIVQRTGMRERRIADENQYVSDLATKAVEDMIGRYEVNVNDVDMILFATSTPEYAFPSSASRVQANLGIPHTGVLDLNAACAGFTYGMQMADSLVTSGMYRKVLVIGAETLSKITDYTDRTTCVLFGDGAGAFLVERSAEEGDFMAAISGTHGEGGVHLYKSGLSSEMNGSPLKVEGSLVQNGREIYKWAVRMIPEQLSHLIAKAELEPEQIDWFVPHSANMRMIEAVCERGPIPLERTLTSMEYRGNTSAASIPLALQLAVDEGKLKHGQRVALFGFGGGLTYSGLVLKWGVPDKA; from the coding sequence ATGAATCAATCAAAAGCGATAATCACCGCATTCGGGACGTATGTGCCAGAGCGAATCCTAAGTAATGCTGATCTGGAGAAAATGGTTGATACAAGTGATGAATGGATTGTACAGCGTACTGGCATGAGAGAACGCCGGATCGCAGATGAAAATCAATATGTATCGGATTTGGCTACCAAAGCTGTAGAAGATATGATTGGTCGTTACGAGGTTAACGTAAACGATGTTGATATGATTCTTTTTGCAACGAGCACACCTGAGTATGCTTTCCCAAGTTCGGCTTCCAGAGTCCAGGCTAATCTTGGCATTCCACATACAGGTGTACTTGATCTAAATGCTGCTTGTGCAGGCTTCACATATGGTATGCAAATGGCAGATAGCTTGGTAACGAGTGGAATGTATCGCAAGGTATTGGTGATTGGGGCAGAGACTTTATCCAAAATTACGGATTATACGGACCGCACAACCTGTGTGCTATTTGGGGATGGAGCCGGTGCTTTTCTGGTGGAACGATCTGCTGAGGAAGGCGACTTTATGGCAGCAATCTCAGGAACGCACGGAGAAGGTGGGGTTCATTTATATAAGAGTGGTTTATCATCAGAGATGAATGGTTCACCTTTGAAGGTAGAGGGGAGCCTTGTTCAAAATGGTAGAGAAATCTACAAATGGGCTGTACGCATGATTCCTGAACAATTAAGCCATCTCATCGCAAAAGCAGAATTAGAGCCTGAACAGATTGACTGGTTTGTCCCACATAGTGCCAATATGAGAATGATCGAGGCAGTCTGTGAGCGTGGCCCGATTCCTCTGGAACGAACATTAACCAGTATGGAATACCGAGGGAATACGTCTGCGGCATCCATCCCGCTTGCGTTGCAGCTTGCAGTGGATGAAGGAAAGTTGAAACATGGCCAACGAGTAGCGTTGTTTGGCTTCGGAGGTGGCTTGACGTACTCGGGTCTCGTCCTTAAATGGGGCGTGCCAGATAAAGCCTAG
- a CDS encoding amidase family protein, which yields MTYHGSVFRKSGALLMASVVVAATWGGAAVPSAFAATATPASKTSTATISPAKAPASASTFVGAMEEAATLAGVPFTMDKLSGTTIKRKDAALALQQWLKLDSATISFKDVPEQADYADAVASLNAAGLMKGYTDSLFLPNAILTENDVAVLKDRVFNYIKPFVLEEATIMDLQAAMTQGKLTSKELVQQYLDRIEKYDDQGVSINAVLTINPDALKIAEQLDEERAAQGARGPLHGIPVLVKDNFDTNDMPTTAGCICLKDSIPAHDAEQVKKLKAAGAIILGKTNLHEFAFGITTSSSLGGQTLNPYALDHYPGGSSGGTGASIAANFAAAGLGTDTGGSIRIPSSFNSLVGIRPTIGLSSREGIIPLALTQDVGGPMARTVSDAAIMLDATVGYDKKDVATAYAVGKIPSSYTDFLDVDGLKGARIGVAAELIPSTKAEEKAVADVIHNAVEELKSLGATAVPISIPNLTEINKYPSLSGYEFKFQLNDYLDSLGEEAPYHSLSEIIASGEFDKAQEQSMKARDARETLETTEYKDIVLKRTQVTRESLLKVMADNNLDAIIYPTSTQAAGIIGEGQTSGGNNRLSPFSGFPAITVPAGFTTDGLPVGIEFLGRAFDEGTLIKLAYSYEQGTHHRQAPKLTP from the coding sequence ATGACTTATCATGGATCTGTATTTAGAAAAAGTGGGGCATTGTTAATGGCGAGTGTTGTCGTCGCTGCAACTTGGGGAGGAGCTGCGGTACCTTCAGCATTTGCCGCAACAGCAACGCCAGCGAGTAAAACTTCTACTGCCACGATATCCCCAGCCAAAGCACCGGCTAGTGCTTCAACATTCGTAGGAGCCATGGAGGAAGCGGCTACGCTTGCAGGCGTGCCTTTTACGATGGACAAGCTCTCCGGCACAACCATTAAGCGCAAAGATGCTGCCTTAGCCTTACAACAATGGCTTAAACTTGACTCTGCCACAATCTCCTTCAAGGATGTACCCGAGCAAGCTGATTATGCTGATGCTGTAGCATCTTTGAACGCTGCTGGACTGATGAAGGGCTATACTGATTCTCTCTTCCTACCCAACGCTATCCTTACTGAGAATGATGTCGCCGTATTAAAAGACCGCGTATTTAACTACATAAAACCGTTCGTTTTGGAGGAAGCCACAATTATGGATCTCCAAGCGGCGATGACACAAGGAAAACTGACATCCAAAGAGCTCGTACAACAATACCTGGATCGTATCGAAAAGTACGATGATCAGGGCGTCAGCATTAATGCTGTCCTGACAATAAACCCGGATGCACTGAAAATCGCAGAGCAATTGGACGAAGAACGGGCAGCGCAGGGTGCTCGCGGTCCTCTGCATGGCATTCCAGTCCTTGTGAAGGACAACTTCGATACCAATGATATGCCGACCACTGCCGGCTGTATCTGTCTGAAAGACTCCATCCCAGCTCATGATGCTGAACAAGTGAAGAAACTCAAGGCAGCAGGTGCTATTATTTTGGGCAAAACCAACCTGCACGAGTTCGCGTTTGGCATTACGACATCCAGCTCACTGGGAGGACAAACACTTAACCCATACGCACTGGATCACTATCCAGGTGGTTCTAGCGGCGGAACTGGAGCATCCATTGCCGCAAACTTCGCTGCTGCAGGCTTGGGTACAGATACAGGTGGCTCGATCCGTATTCCGTCCAGCTTCAATAGTCTTGTAGGCATTCGCCCAACCATCGGACTGTCCAGTCGTGAAGGTATTATTCCTCTGGCGTTGACACAAGATGTTGGTGGCCCTATGGCTCGTACAGTGAGTGATGCCGCGATTATGTTGGATGCTACTGTAGGCTATGACAAAAAGGATGTAGCTACTGCTTACGCTGTAGGCAAAATCCCTTCCAGTTACACAGATTTCCTGGATGTTGACGGGCTTAAAGGTGCACGTATTGGTGTCGCTGCAGAACTGATTCCAAGCACCAAAGCAGAAGAAAAGGCTGTCGCTGACGTCATCCATAATGCAGTAGAAGAACTTAAATCACTCGGTGCTACGGCAGTTCCGATCTCCATCCCGAATCTGACAGAGATCAATAAATACCCAAGTCTCAGTGGGTACGAATTCAAATTCCAGTTGAATGACTACCTTGATTCTTTAGGCGAAGAGGCTCCTTACCATAGTCTGTCTGAGATCATCGCTTCCGGAGAATTCGATAAAGCGCAGGAGCAATCCATGAAGGCACGGGATGCCCGTGAAACGTTAGAAACAACAGAATATAAGGACATCGTTCTGAAACGTACCCAGGTTACACGTGAATCCCTGCTGAAAGTCATGGCAGACAATAATTTGGATGCCATTATCTATCCTACATCCACGCAGGCTGCTGGCATTATTGGTGAAGGACAAACCTCCGGTGGTAACAACCGACTCAGTCCGTTCTCTGGTTTCCCAGCAATCACTGTTCCAGCAGGTTTCACAACCGACGGCTTGCCAGTAGGCATCGAGTTTCTGGGGCGTGCGTTCGACGAAGGTACTCTGATCAAACTAGCATATAGCTACGAGCAAGGTACTCACCACCGTCAAGCGCCTAAACTGACACCGTAA
- a CDS encoding helix-turn-helix domain-containing protein, translating to MLPNQQLQWIFHLIYDSTRIPVFYIADGSERLHSFTSVQPSMSNQTKPSRELVGHLLSIPLHQKIQLVYMNKQADTLILMPISTKEGHGRLILWPNSQRFMDNNMIDQQLDTADSHPVDHRQLISAAILAHYLMHNEALNLEQVIEDNQSVVNNKTENVLDLSLLEQRENNLYHKSYLAERKFFEQVRLGNKMKMLLYLKQFTEMNGVYGRLSKNDSLRSKKNLIISAIAIGTRAAIDGGLYSEVALTLSDTYIQQIEGVTQIDSIHPLLEDILVDFTERVEKVHRAHFSKDILLCQEYIFNHLYDDLDLDVLSNHLQISPSYLSRKFKEETGEALKIFIQKQRIEEAKNLIVFSDYQLSEIYPLLNFYDQSYFIKVFRKHTGLTPKQYRNRFVVKPSQ from the coding sequence ATGTTACCTAACCAACAGCTTCAATGGATCTTTCATTTAATCTATGACTCTACCCGCATTCCCGTTTTTTATATTGCGGATGGCTCTGAACGGCTACATTCCTTCACCAGTGTTCAACCCTCTATGTCCAATCAAACAAAGCCCTCTAGGGAGCTAGTGGGTCACCTTCTCTCTATCCCGCTCCACCAAAAAATCCAACTTGTCTATATGAATAAGCAAGCAGATACATTGATCCTCATGCCGATCTCCACAAAGGAGGGACACGGTCGTCTTATTTTATGGCCTAATTCACAAAGATTTATGGACAATAATATGATTGATCAACAACTTGATACAGCAGACTCACATCCGGTAGATCACAGGCAGTTAATCAGTGCAGCCATTCTGGCTCACTATCTAATGCATAATGAGGCATTGAATCTGGAGCAAGTCATTGAAGATAATCAGAGTGTGGTGAATAACAAAACGGAGAATGTCCTTGATCTTTCATTACTAGAACAGAGAGAGAATAACTTGTATCACAAGTCATATTTAGCGGAGCGGAAGTTTTTTGAACAGGTTCGTTTAGGAAACAAGATGAAGATGCTACTCTATCTGAAACAATTCACGGAGATGAACGGGGTTTACGGCAGATTATCCAAGAATGACAGCCTCCGAAGCAAAAAGAATCTCATCATTTCGGCTATTGCTATAGGAACTCGAGCCGCCATCGACGGTGGGTTATACTCGGAGGTTGCTCTTACACTAAGCGATACATATATTCAGCAGATCGAAGGTGTAACTCAGATTGATTCCATCCATCCTCTGCTCGAAGACATCCTTGTTGATTTTACCGAAAGGGTGGAGAAGGTTCATCGCGCTCACTTTTCCAAGGATATCTTGCTATGTCAAGAATACATTTTCAATCACCTGTATGATGACCTTGACCTAGATGTACTTTCCAATCATCTTCAAATAAGCCCCTCCTACCTCTCCCGTAAATTTAAGGAAGAGACTGGAGAGGCTCTGAAGATTTTTATCCAGAAGCAGCGCATTGAAGAAGCGAAGAATCTCATTGTTTTCTCGGACTATCAACTCAGTGAGATTTACCCATTATTGAATTTTTACGATCAGAGCTATTTCATTAAAGTATTCCGAAAACATACGGGTCTCACACCCAAACAGTATCGCAACCGTTTTGTAGTCAAACCCTCGCAATAG
- a CDS encoding ROK family protein: protein MYLVMDLGGTFVKYALMSSGGDIVFKDKRPTRRTNLQELEEVLYSIIDAQERSSLQGIAISCPGTIDVETGMVYHGGFFPFLHEINLAKLLADRYDIDVSIENDGKCAALAELWLGSVKHAKDSIVLVLGSGIGAGIIVEGKLQRGASLSAGEVSYIMSKIDPVTKEATYFGLDCSAVGMVQQIGEKKGLQDPTDGAAVFEFINQQDPEATEIFNNYCLNVAVQIMNLQYILDPELFAIGGGISAQPVLLERLEWAIDELKRLNPFHKASPKITACTFRNDANLYGALYHFLDSQDKRMHTASQV from the coding sequence ATGTATTTAGTGATGGATCTTGGTGGGACATTTGTGAAATACGCTCTGATGAGCTCTGGTGGGGATATCGTATTCAAAGATAAGCGACCGACTAGAAGAACCAATCTTCAAGAATTAGAGGAAGTCCTCTATTCCATCATTGATGCTCAAGAACGATCTTCCCTTCAAGGAATCGCAATTAGCTGCCCAGGAACGATCGATGTGGAAACGGGGATGGTTTATCACGGCGGCTTTTTCCCATTTTTACATGAGATCAATCTGGCGAAACTTCTTGCAGATCGTTATGACATAGATGTGTCGATTGAAAATGATGGTAAGTGTGCTGCACTTGCAGAATTATGGCTTGGAAGTGTAAAACACGCGAAAGACTCCATTGTGCTTGTGCTTGGTAGTGGAATCGGTGCAGGCATTATTGTAGAAGGCAAGCTTCAACGAGGGGCGAGTTTGTCTGCTGGGGAAGTTAGTTACATCATGAGTAAGATTGATCCTGTGACAAAAGAAGCTACGTATTTTGGGCTGGATTGTTCCGCAGTAGGAATGGTTCAGCAGATCGGTGAGAAGAAGGGATTGCAAGATCCTACCGATGGAGCAGCGGTATTTGAGTTTATCAACCAGCAGGACCCTGAAGCTACGGAAATATTCAATAATTATTGCCTGAATGTGGCGGTGCAGATTATGAATTTGCAATATATTTTAGATCCAGAACTGTTTGCAATTGGGGGAGGAATCAGTGCACAGCCTGTTCTGTTGGAGCGTCTGGAGTGGGCGATTGATGAGCTGAAACGATTGAATCCATTTCATAAGGCGAGTCCTAAGATTACGGCTTGTACGTTCAGGAACGATGCTAATCTGTATGGGGCACTTTATCATTTTTTGGACAGTCAGGATAAACGAATGCATACCGCTTCCCAGGTGTAG
- a CDS encoding DUF1294 domain-containing protein: MQTGLILWFIFINVVGYLVMSDDKRRAQQRRDRTPERTLFLLAFIGGALGVWIAMYRKRHKTKHPSFTIGIPLLLFLNAVMYGYFLQ; the protein is encoded by the coding sequence ATGCAAACCGGACTTATTTTGTGGTTTATATTTATTAATGTAGTAGGATATCTGGTGATGTCCGATGACAAGAGGCGTGCCCAGCAACGTCGAGATCGTACACCTGAACGCACATTGTTTTTGCTCGCTTTCATTGGTGGAGCGCTTGGAGTCTGGATCGCCATGTATCGCAAAAGGCACAAAACGAAGCATCCGAGCTTCACGATCGGTATTCCTCTGCTTTTGTTTCTGAATGCAGTAATGTATGGTTACTTTCTCCAGTAA
- a CDS encoding universal stress protein: MLFSKILVAYDGSKASNKALDRAIELAKVSPDAVLDVIHAFDFPRVFIGEGLAPLPPSLNNDYYNLAVQTTDEAKERIQAAGVTANVDLIQGAAAEVLLDFAKENGSDIIIIGSRGLGGIREFVLGSVSHNVVQHAQIPVLIVK, translated from the coding sequence ATGTTATTTTCCAAAATTTTAGTAGCTTACGATGGTTCTAAAGCTTCAAATAAAGCACTTGATCGCGCGATTGAACTCGCCAAAGTATCACCAGATGCAGTACTGGATGTTATTCATGCTTTTGATTTCCCGCGTGTATTCATCGGTGAGGGATTGGCTCCACTGCCGCCTTCTCTCAACAATGACTATTACAATCTTGCAGTACAAACGACGGATGAAGCCAAAGAGCGAATCCAGGCTGCTGGAGTAACGGCTAATGTGGATCTGATCCAAGGAGCTGCTGCGGAAGTATTGCTTGATTTTGCAAAAGAAAACGGCTCGGACATCATTATTATTGGCAGCCGCGGGCTGGGTGGAATTCGGGAGTTTGTTCTGGGCAGTGTCAGCCATAATGTAGTACAACATGCTCAGATTCCAGTACTTATCGTTAAATAG
- the purE gene encoding 5-(carboxyamino)imidazole ribonucleotide mutase: MSVQVAVIMGSKSDWETMKHACEVLDELEIGYEKKVVSAHRTPDLMFEYAEQAIDRGFKVIIAGAGGAAHLPGMVAAKTMLPVIGVPVQSKALNGLDSLLSIVQMPGGIPVATVAIGKAGATNAGLLAAQFIGAFDEEVRNRAEARRERIKREVLESSDEL; encoded by the coding sequence ATGTCAGTGCAAGTTGCTGTAATTATGGGCAGTAAGTCAGATTGGGAAACGATGAAGCATGCGTGTGAGGTGCTTGATGAGTTAGAAATCGGTTATGAGAAAAAAGTAGTATCCGCTCATCGCACACCAGATTTGATGTTTGAGTATGCTGAGCAAGCCATTGATCGAGGATTCAAGGTCATTATTGCGGGTGCAGGCGGGGCGGCACATTTACCTGGCATGGTTGCAGCCAAAACGATGTTGCCCGTGATCGGCGTGCCTGTGCAGTCCAAAGCATTAAACGGTCTCGATTCCCTCTTGTCCATTGTTCAGATGCCTGGCGGAATACCTGTTGCTACCGTGGCCATTGGTAAAGCTGGAGCGACGAATGCAGGTTTACTCGCTGCTCAGTTCATCGGTGCTTTTGATGAGGAAGTTCGGAACCGTGCGGAAGCTCGTAGAGAACGAATTAAACGTGAAGTGTTAGAAAGCAGTGATGAGCTATGA
- the purB gene encoding adenylosuccinate lyase, whose translation MIERYSRPEMRAIWTEENKFKSWLEVEICACEAWAELGVIPKEEAALLRQNASFDIDRIYEIEQETRHDVIAFTRTVSESLGAERKWVHYGLTSTDVVDTALGYVLRQANEILERDIVNFIEILREKALAYQHTPMMGRTHGVHAEPTTFGLKMALWHEEMKRNLERFRHAADGVQFGKISGAVGTYANIDPFVEEFVCEKLGTKPAPISTQTLQRDRHAEYMATLALVATSLDKFATEVRALQKSEFREVEEAFAKGQKGSSAMPHKRNPIGSENISGLSRVIRGHMVSAYENVTLWHERDISHSSVERVILPDATMLLNYMLNRFGNIVKNLTVFPENMKRNMERTFGVPFSGRVMTKLIDKGFSREQAYDTVQPRAMQAWEEQRQFQDIVKSTPEITEVLSEEEIADAFNPSWHLKHVDTIFKKLGLND comes from the coding sequence ATGATCGAACGTTATAGCAGACCCGAAATGAGAGCCATCTGGACGGAAGAGAACAAATTCAAGTCATGGCTGGAAGTTGAAATTTGTGCATGTGAAGCATGGGCAGAGCTTGGTGTTATCCCAAAAGAAGAAGCAGCATTGCTTCGTCAGAACGCATCTTTTGACATCGATCGCATCTATGAGATTGAACAAGAAACACGGCATGATGTTATCGCATTTACACGTACTGTATCGGAAAGTCTTGGCGCGGAGCGGAAATGGGTACACTACGGACTGACTTCTACAGATGTAGTAGATACGGCGCTGGGATATGTCCTTCGTCAAGCCAATGAGATTCTGGAACGCGATATTGTGAACTTCATTGAAATTCTGCGTGAGAAAGCACTGGCATATCAGCACACACCAATGATGGGACGTACACACGGGGTGCATGCGGAGCCAACAACGTTTGGTTTGAAAATGGCATTGTGGCATGAAGAGATGAAGCGTAACCTGGAGCGTTTCCGCCATGCGGCAGACGGCGTACAGTTCGGTAAAATCTCCGGTGCAGTTGGAACGTATGCAAACATCGATCCATTCGTTGAGGAGTTTGTCTGCGAGAAGCTGGGAACAAAGCCTGCGCCAATCTCTACACAAACATTGCAACGTGACCGTCATGCGGAATACATGGCAACACTGGCATTGGTCGCAACTTCCCTGGACAAGTTTGCTACAGAAGTGCGTGCACTGCAAAAGAGTGAGTTCCGTGAAGTGGAAGAGGCATTCGCTAAAGGTCAAAAAGGATCCTCTGCAATGCCGCATAAACGCAATCCAATTGGTAGTGAAAACATCTCAGGTCTGTCCCGCGTCATTCGCGGACATATGGTATCAGCTTATGAGAACGTAACGCTCTGGCATGAGCGTGATATCTCGCATTCTTCCGTAGAGCGCGTGATCCTGCCTGATGCAACGATGTTGCTGAACTACATGCTGAACCGCTTCGGTAACATCGTGAAAAACTTGACGGTATTCCCAGAGAACATGAAACGCAACATGGAGCGCACCTTTGGCGTACCGTTCTCGGGTCGCGTGATGACGAAGCTGATCGACAAAGGCTTCAGCCGTGAGCAAGCGTACGATACGGTGCAACCACGTGCGATGCAAGCATGGGAAGAGCAAAGACAGTTCCAGGACATCGTGAAGTCTACACCTGAAATTACAGAAGTGCTGAGCGAGGAAGAAATCGCAGATGCATTCAACCCATCATGGCACCTGAAGCATGTAGATACCATCTTCAAAAAGCTTGGTTTAAACGACTAA